One Natrinema longum genomic window carries:
- a CDS encoding TIGR00341 family protein: MRYLEIAVQEGKRRAVLDILESEGIEYVVSDETSGRGYAAVVRFPVPTQAVEPLLDRLKRAGIGDEASVVVINAETVISEGFATLRERYSRGGQTGSRTSRQVLRTKADELTPPFAIYTVMLLISAVVATAGLLADSPAVVIGAMVIAPLLGPALAANIGIVTGDSRLKRTGFTYQIAGVAMVVVSSIALAMLARLAGLEPAGVDIVVATELEERVAPNLFSLAVALGAGIAGILSLTRGFSEAIVGVMIAAALIPPSAAVGITVAWGMSGAAIGAAGLVVVNLLSINLAALTTLWIAGYRPQGLFEVSPTRTPTYTYAAIFGIGLLVLAAPLAGVTLLDFHTTELQSAAESEVNAVLAEPQYDELESDEVAVELDGDYPTQSVDRVVVTVSGREPGPEPGLADRIYKAIRPHSDGSLVVEVQYVIAEERGKNATAEAAVERGRRTAAAESRP; encoded by the coding sequence ATGCGCTACCTGGAGATCGCGGTACAGGAGGGGAAGCGACGAGCCGTTCTCGACATCCTCGAGTCGGAAGGGATCGAGTACGTCGTCAGCGACGAAACCAGCGGGAGGGGGTACGCCGCGGTCGTCCGGTTTCCGGTCCCGACACAGGCGGTCGAACCGCTCCTCGATCGGCTAAAGCGGGCCGGAATCGGGGACGAGGCCAGCGTCGTCGTCATCAACGCCGAGACGGTCATTTCCGAGGGGTTCGCGACGCTCCGGGAACGATACAGTCGTGGCGGGCAGACGGGATCGCGCACCTCGAGGCAGGTGTTGCGTACGAAGGCCGACGAACTCACGCCCCCATTCGCGATCTATACCGTCATGTTGCTGATCAGCGCCGTCGTCGCCACCGCCGGGCTGCTGGCCGATTCCCCCGCGGTCGTGATCGGGGCGATGGTCATCGCGCCGCTTTTGGGACCCGCACTCGCCGCCAACATCGGCATCGTGACCGGCGACAGCCGACTCAAACGGACCGGCTTCACCTACCAGATCGCCGGTGTAGCGATGGTCGTCGTCTCCTCGATCGCCCTCGCGATGCTCGCGCGGCTGGCCGGCCTCGAGCCCGCCGGGGTCGACATCGTCGTCGCCACCGAACTCGAGGAACGGGTCGCGCCGAACCTGTTCTCGCTCGCGGTCGCGCTGGGGGCGGGGATCGCCGGGATCCTGAGTCTCACGCGGGGCTTTTCGGAGGCCATCGTCGGCGTGATGATCGCCGCGGCGCTGATTCCGCCCTCAGCCGCGGTCGGCATCACGGTCGCCTGGGGGATGTCCGGCGCGGCGATCGGTGCCGCCGGCCTCGTGGTCGTCAACCTCCTGTCGATCAACCTCGCCGCGCTGACGACGCTGTGGATCGCCGGCTACCGCCCGCAGGGGCTGTTCGAGGTGTCGCCGACCCGGACGCCGACGTACACGTACGCGGCGATATTCGGGATCGGGCTCCTGGTACTCGCCGCGCCGCTCGCCGGCGTTACCCTGCTCGATTTCCACACGACCGAACTCCAGTCGGCCGCCGAAAGCGAGGTCAATGCGGTGCTCGCGGAGCCACAGTACGACGAACTCGAGAGCGACGAGGTCGCGGTCGAACTCGACGGCGACTACCCGACCCAGTCGGTCGACCGGGTGGTCGTGACGGTCTCCGGACGCGAACCCGGCCCGGAACCGGGGCTCGCCGATCGGATCTACAAGGCGATCAGGCCCCACAGCGACGGCTCGCTGGTCGTCGAAGTCCAGTACGTAATCGCCGAGGAACGGGGCAAAAACGCCACGGCGGAAGCGGCGGTCGAACGCGGCCGGCGAACGGCGGCCGCCGAGAGCCGTCCGTGA
- a CDS encoding MATE family efflux transporter: protein MTGQQWRATALAFVAGALERAGIIDGERFRPTMELAWPRIVTGFAIMSKQTADLAMVGAAVGTAGTAGLAFALGYWQIVTLLGLGVAGGTVTLVSQNYGGEATDRASVAVNQSVVLATALAVPIALLFVAIPGPLIALLGAGPDALVHGRIYLVYVAPAVVFELLNLIASRTYTGVGDTFTEMVARAGGAVFNVVLSGLLIFGFGLGAAGAAVGTTLASGFVTVVLAWGMLGRSYGRLGMEPSPVPITRSGPWLEPTLLRQLIEISLPEIGRRLAQGAVVFPLLWIAASFGPVVVTALEVGRRVRALINSVNWGLSLAVSSLVGQHLGAGEEAEAGAYGAAIIRLSTVIYAVAGALVVVFARPIAGLFVSDPAAVTQAAVFVAVGAVSSVGYGIDGAAAGALLGAGDTRWPFVASLLGRYAFALPAAALGLVTPLAVGGLYLALFLETSVPGGINYWLFRSGRWKAVSRRYRPSSDPG, encoded by the coding sequence ATGACGGGCCAGCAGTGGCGGGCGACCGCGCTCGCGTTCGTCGCCGGGGCGCTCGAGCGGGCTGGCATCATCGACGGGGAGCGGTTTCGCCCGACGATGGAATTGGCCTGGCCCCGGATCGTCACCGGCTTCGCGATCATGTCCAAGCAGACGGCCGACCTCGCGATGGTCGGGGCCGCCGTCGGGACGGCCGGCACGGCGGGGCTGGCATTCGCGCTGGGCTACTGGCAGATCGTGACGCTGCTCGGCCTCGGGGTGGCTGGCGGGACGGTCACGCTCGTCTCGCAGAACTACGGCGGCGAGGCGACCGATCGCGCGTCGGTGGCGGTCAACCAGAGCGTCGTCCTCGCGACCGCGCTGGCGGTGCCGATCGCGCTCCTGTTCGTCGCCATCCCCGGGCCCCTAATCGCCCTGCTCGGCGCCGGACCGGACGCGCTCGTCCACGGGCGGATCTATCTCGTCTACGTCGCGCCCGCGGTGGTCTTCGAACTGCTCAACCTGATCGCCAGCCGCACCTACACCGGCGTCGGCGACACGTTCACCGAGATGGTCGCCCGCGCCGGCGGCGCGGTCTTCAACGTCGTTCTCAGTGGCCTCCTGATCTTCGGCTTTGGCCTCGGAGCCGCGGGCGCGGCCGTCGGAACCACCCTCGCCAGCGGGTTCGTGACGGTCGTCCTCGCGTGGGGGATGCTCGGGCGCTCCTACGGCCGGCTCGGTATGGAACCCAGCCCCGTCCCGATCACCCGGTCGGGACCGTGGCTCGAGCCGACGCTGTTGCGCCAGCTGATCGAAATTTCCCTGCCGGAGATCGGCCGCCGACTCGCGCAGGGGGCGGTCGTCTTCCCGCTGCTGTGGATCGCCGCCTCCTTCGGCCCGGTCGTCGTGACGGCGCTCGAGGTCGGTCGTCGGGTGCGGGCCCTGATCAACAGCGTCAACTGGGGGCTGTCCCTGGCCGTGAGTTCGCTGGTCGGTCAACACCTCGGCGCGGGCGAGGAGGCGGAGGCGGGGGCCTACGGCGCGGCGATCATCCGACTCTCGACGGTGATCTACGCCGTCGCGGGGGCGCTGGTCGTGGTCTTCGCCCGACCGATCGCGGGGCTGTTCGTGAGCGACCCCGCGGCGGTCACGCAGGCCGCGGTCTTCGTCGCCGTCGGCGCGGTCAGTTCGGTCGGCTACGGGATCGACGGGGCCGCCGCTGGAGCCCTCTTGGGTGCCGGCGACACCCGCTGGCCGTTCGTCGCCTCACTGCTGGGCCGGTACGCCTTCGCGCTCCCCGCGGCCGCGCTCGGCCTCGTCACGCCGCTCGCCGTCGGCGGGCTCTACCTCGCGCTCTTCCTCGAGACGAGCGTCCCCGGCGGGATCAACTACTGGCTGTTCCGCAGCGGCCGCTGGAAGGCCGTGAGCCGGCGGTATCGACCGTCGTCGGACCCCGGCTGA
- a CDS encoding geranylgeranyl reductase family protein — MYDFVVVGVGPPGARFARRAAQQGYDVLALEKGRIGDPLACSGHVSTDVWNFTGEGAREELFQNEIYGARFHVGGPYSDAYPFYKREVASNVIDRVGLDRHLAALAREAGADVREGHTVTAVTEHRDRVDVVASGPDGTVEFEAKMLAGCDGPRSRVRDELELPQPEELLHGVLAFSEEDDHEDFVDVHLTPPTFFAWRIPRGEAGVEYGLAAPPGVQVTKHFEDLIDGYEIDVSHRCSGAIPIGPPDRVTTRRAFLVGDAAAQTKPFTGGGILYGMTSADHAAREIDPDRPTTLAAYERAWRDDLTREQELGHWIRRAYSLPEPIQRIGLGALSGEIGVHMDRPTSLISTDHLKAVFSRS, encoded by the coding sequence ATGTACGATTTCGTCGTCGTCGGCGTCGGCCCGCCGGGGGCGCGCTTCGCCCGCCGGGCCGCCCAGCAGGGCTACGACGTGCTCGCCCTCGAAAAAGGGCGGATCGGGGACCCGCTGGCCTGTTCGGGCCACGTGAGTACGGACGTCTGGAACTTCACCGGCGAGGGTGCCCGGGAGGAACTCTTTCAGAACGAGATCTACGGCGCGCGATTCCACGTCGGCGGCCCGTACAGCGACGCCTATCCCTTCTACAAGCGCGAGGTCGCCTCGAACGTCATCGATCGCGTGGGACTGGATCGCCACCTCGCGGCGCTGGCTCGCGAGGCCGGCGCGGATGTCCGCGAGGGCCACACGGTTACTGCAGTGACCGAACACCGCGACCGCGTCGACGTCGTCGCCAGCGGTCCCGACGGCACCGTCGAGTTCGAGGCGAAGATGCTCGCCGGCTGTGACGGGCCGCGCTCGAGAGTTCGGGACGAACTCGAACTGCCCCAGCCCGAGGAGCTGCTCCACGGCGTACTCGCCTTTTCCGAGGAGGACGACCACGAGGATTTCGTCGACGTTCACCTCACGCCGCCGACGTTCTTCGCGTGGCGGATCCCCCGCGGCGAGGCCGGCGTCGAGTACGGGCTCGCGGCTCCCCCCGGCGTACAGGTGACCAAACACTTCGAGGACCTGATCGACGGCTACGAGATCGACGTCTCCCACCGCTGCTCGGGGGCGATCCCGATCGGCCCTCCGGACCGGGTGACGACCCGTCGGGCCTTCCTCGTCGGGGACGCGGCCGCCCAGACCAAGCCCTTCACCGGTGGGGGCATCCTCTATGGGATGACCAGCGCCGACCACGCCGCCCGCGAGATCGATCCGGACCGCCCGACCACGCTCGCGGCCTACGAACGCGCCTGGCGGGACGACCTGACGCGCGAGCAGGAACTCGGTCACTGGATTCGACGCGCCTACTCGCTGCCCGAACCGATCCAGCGGATCGGGCTGGGTGCGCTGTCGGGCGAGATCGGCGTCCACATGGACCGGCCCACCTCGCTGATCTCGACCGACCACCTCAAAGCGGTGTTCTCACGGTCGTAA
- a CDS encoding cyclase family protein, protein MRDLVTADETTLVDLSIGLEDGVASEPTPPKIDAFDHEAGADRLAENLQAQGYDVAPEDFPDGMGLAWEDLEVIPHAGTHMDAPWHYGPEVDGEPAKTIDEIPLEWCRGNAVVLDFRWMDPGEEISAADLEDALDELAHELSPGEIVLIQTGADELWGQPDYLTQFPGMSAEGTKFLVEQGVKVIGTDAYGFDKPFATMGERYLESGEEDELWPAHVAGREVEYCQIEKMANLDALPRETDIPLVAFPISIEDGSAGWVRPVAFIAGDETGGSST, encoded by the coding sequence ATGCGAGATTTGGTGACAGCCGACGAGACCACGCTCGTCGACCTGAGCATCGGACTCGAGGACGGCGTCGCGAGCGAACCCACCCCGCCGAAGATAGACGCCTTCGACCACGAGGCGGGCGCTGACCGGCTCGCGGAGAACCTACAGGCGCAGGGCTACGACGTGGCTCCCGAGGACTTCCCCGACGGCATGGGACTGGCCTGGGAGGATCTCGAAGTGATCCCCCACGCGGGCACCCACATGGACGCGCCCTGGCACTACGGACCCGAGGTCGACGGCGAGCCGGCGAAGACGATCGACGAGATCCCTCTCGAGTGGTGTCGCGGGAACGCGGTCGTGCTCGATTTCCGGTGGATGGATCCCGGCGAGGAGATCTCGGCTGCCGACCTCGAGGACGCCCTCGACGAACTGGCTCACGAGCTCTCGCCGGGTGAGATCGTCCTGATTCAAACTGGGGCCGACGAGTTGTGGGGCCAGCCCGACTATCTCACGCAGTTCCCCGGCATGAGCGCCGAAGGGACGAAGTTCCTCGTCGAGCAGGGCGTGAAGGTGATCGGCACGGACGCCTACGGCTTCGACAAGCCCTTCGCCACGATGGGCGAGCGCTACCTCGAGTCGGGCGAGGAAGACGAGTTGTGGCCGGCCCACGTCGCGGGCCGGGAGGTCGAGTACTGCCAGATCGAGAAGATGGCCAACCTCGACGCGTTGCCCCGCGAGACCGATATCCCGCTGGTCGCGTTCCCGATCTCGATCGAAGACGGGAGCGCGGGATGGGTGCGGCCGGTTGCCTTTATTGCTGGCGACGAAACAGGTGGGAGTAGCACATGA
- a CDS encoding fumarylacetoacetate hydrolase family protein — protein MKLATFEVDTPVGPVERIGAVDESTESNGAPAGEATLVDLTAASGAALEAEGEPAPADLARTHVPPEMIAFLERGDRAIADAREALEYAAETDAERGPGGAKLRYEPGEYRLCAPLPRPNSMRDCMAIEEHVQNSMDGEIADVWYDLPVYYKGNADSVVAPGETIQWPDYSEIMDYELEIAAVIGMRGRDIPAEEAEDHIAGYTVFNDFSARDIQGEEMEGRLGPAKGKDFANGLGPYVVPREDIDVLSAPMTARIDGEVWSEGTVDEMYHSFAEIIEHISQSETLHPGDVIGSGTVGEGCGLELEQWLEDGDTVALEIEGIGTLEHTVVN, from the coding sequence ATGAAACTCGCCACCTTCGAAGTCGACACCCCGGTCGGTCCCGTCGAACGCATCGGTGCCGTCGACGAGTCGACCGAGTCGAACGGCGCGCCGGCCGGCGAAGCGACCCTCGTGGACCTCACCGCCGCCTCCGGCGCGGCTCTCGAGGCCGAGGGCGAACCCGCGCCGGCCGACCTCGCCCGGACCCACGTCCCGCCGGAGATGATCGCCTTCCTCGAGCGGGGCGACCGGGCGATCGCGGATGCACGCGAGGCCCTCGAGTACGCGGCCGAGACGGACGCCGAACGCGGGCCCGGCGGCGCGAAGCTTCGGTACGAACCCGGCGAGTACCGGCTGTGCGCGCCGTTGCCACGGCCAAACTCCATGCGGGACTGCATGGCCATCGAGGAACACGTTCAGAACAGTATGGACGGCGAGATCGCGGACGTCTGGTACGACCTGCCGGTCTACTACAAGGGCAACGCCGACAGCGTGGTCGCGCCCGGCGAGACGATTCAGTGGCCCGACTACTCGGAGATCATGGACTACGAACTCGAGATCGCGGCCGTCATCGGGATGCGCGGCCGGGACATTCCCGCCGAGGAGGCCGAAGACCACATCGCCGGCTACACCGTCTTCAACGACTTCAGCGCCCGCGACATCCAGGGCGAGGAGATGGAGGGGCGGCTCGGTCCCGCGAAGGGCAAGGACTTCGCGAACGGGCTGGGCCCCTACGTCGTCCCCCGCGAGGATATCGACGTCCTCTCCGCGCCGATGACCGCCCGGATCGACGGCGAGGTCTGGTCGGAGGGTACCGTCGACGAGATGTACCACTCCTTCGCCGAGATCATCGAGCATATTTCACAGTCCGAGACCCTCCACCCCGGCGACGTCATCGGCAGCGGCACCGTCGGCGAGGGCTGTGGATTGGAACTGGAGCAGTGGCTCGAGGACGGCGACACCGTCGCACTCGAAATCGAGGGAATCGGGACGCTCGAGCACACGGTCGTCAACTGA
- a CDS encoding DUF6114 domain-containing protein — translation MIDDRRSRFADWRRERPFWGGIVLTLAGLVIAAVPLDLVLRFAMVRNDFVFVGLVLAAPVLVSGLLSLAYPQYATYFGAVGIAFAIVSIFGALGGLGIGTFLGMVGGSLCIAWVPADATTDGPSGFPDAVPTRIRSWCRGVVDALS, via the coding sequence ATGATCGACGACCGACGCAGTCGGTTTGCCGACTGGCGGCGCGAGCGACCGTTCTGGGGCGGGATCGTACTCACGCTGGCCGGCCTCGTCATCGCCGCCGTGCCGCTCGATCTCGTGCTCCGATTCGCGATGGTTCGGAACGACTTCGTCTTCGTCGGGCTGGTTCTTGCTGCGCCCGTTCTGGTCTCCGGTCTCCTCTCGCTTGCCTACCCGCAGTACGCGACGTATTTCGGCGCGGTCGGGATCGCGTTTGCGATCGTCTCGATCTTCGGCGCGCTCGGTGGGCTCGGAATCGGGACGTTCCTCGGGATGGTCGGCGGCTCGCTCTGTATCGCGTGGGTTCCCGCCGACGCCACGACCGACGGTCCGTCGGGGTTCCCCGACGCCGTTCCGACCAGGATCCGCTCGTGGTGTCGTGGCGTCGTCGATGCCCTATCCTAA
- a CDS encoding helix-turn-helix domain-containing protein: MRYVRLELSTPAGAVHPVGRGLATDSDLERAELVYLDSFPDGTGILLYRLRADAEKLRSHIGEHPLVLEWDLFEGTGADVYCYLSVDSGEPASTLMSLVGQDGLIVETPIEFTGSDSLRLTVAGKEEMIQHAYQSIPERFDCVIIKTGEYDPTCKWSILDLTTRQQEVLRTAVDIGYYDVPKQATHQDIANELGCATSTVDEHLRKAESGVFSSLLG; this comes from the coding sequence ATGAGATACGTTCGACTCGAACTATCGACACCGGCCGGTGCCGTCCACCCGGTTGGTCGGGGGTTGGCGACCGACTCGGATCTCGAGCGGGCCGAACTGGTTTACCTCGATTCGTTTCCGGATGGGACAGGGATTCTTCTGTACCGACTCCGCGCTGACGCCGAGAAGCTCCGATCACACATCGGGGAGCACCCGCTCGTCCTCGAGTGGGATCTCTTCGAGGGAACGGGGGCGGACGTCTACTGTTACCTGTCCGTCGATTCCGGCGAACCGGCCTCGACGCTCATGTCCCTCGTCGGGCAGGATGGGCTGATCGTCGAGACGCCGATCGAGTTCACCGGCTCCGATTCGCTTCGCCTCACCGTCGCAGGAAAAGAGGAGATGATCCAGCACGCATATCAGTCGATCCCCGAGCGGTTCGATTGCGTCATCATCAAGACCGGCGAGTACGACCCGACGTGCAAGTGGTCGATCCTCGATTTGACGACACGCCAGCAGGAAGTGCTTCGAACGGCAGTCGACATCGGGTACTACGACGTTCCAAAACAGGCGACACATCAAGACATCGCGAACGAACTCGGCTGTGCGACGAGCACCGTCGATGAACACCTCCGGAAAGCGGAATCCGGGGTCTTTTCGTCGTTGTTAGGATAG
- a CDS encoding GTP-dependent dephospho-CoA kinase family protein, giving the protein MTRDDDQRPASADGDDQLLVLPDELRDELKEPMGPIETDADRLLEAVDGPLIAVGDIVTYHLLQAGRRPDVALVDGRTKRSAVDEEIREAVTSGASIEVRNPPAELSAPVVRALRRALSTAEPTTVLVDGEEDLVALPAIAAAPEGASVVYGQPDEGMVHVVVTDDDRTAMRELLERFEGDTDRFWALLDG; this is encoded by the coding sequence GTGACCCGCGACGACGACCAGCGTCCGGCGTCCGCCGACGGCGACGATCAGCTACTGGTTTTGCCCGACGAACTCCGCGACGAACTCAAAGAGCCGATGGGGCCGATCGAGACGGACGCGGATCGCCTCCTCGAGGCCGTCGATGGACCCCTGATCGCCGTCGGCGACATCGTTACGTATCATCTCCTGCAGGCGGGCCGTCGACCCGATGTCGCACTCGTCGACGGCCGGACCAAACGCAGCGCCGTCGACGAGGAGATCCGCGAGGCGGTCACGTCCGGCGCGAGCATCGAAGTTCGGAATCCGCCTGCGGAACTCTCCGCGCCCGTCGTTCGGGCACTCCGTCGGGCGCTCTCGACTGCGGAACCGACCACCGTTCTGGTCGACGGGGAGGAAGACCTCGTCGCCCTGCCGGCGATCGCCGCCGCACCCGAGGGTGCAAGCGTCGTCTACGGCCAGCCCGACGAGGGGATGGTTCACGTCGTCGTCACCGACGACGACCGAACGGCGATGCGCGAACTCCTCGAGCGGTTCGAGGGCGACACCGACCGATTCTGGGCGTTACTGGACGGCTAA
- the spt4 gene encoding transcription elongation factor subunit Spt4 — MASDRLVCRECHRVNEPDNETCDACNSSSLTEDWAGYVIIAHPEESEIATEMQITEPGAYALKVR; from the coding sequence ATGGCATCCGACCGTCTCGTCTGTCGTGAGTGTCACCGGGTCAACGAACCCGATAACGAGACCTGTGACGCCTGCAACTCCTCCTCGCTGACCGAAGACTGGGCGGGCTACGTCATCATCGCCCATCCCGAGGAAAGCGAGATCGCGACGGAGATGCAGATCACCGAACCGGGCGCGTACGCCCTGAAAGTTCGCTGA
- a CDS encoding DNA-directed RNA polymerase — MYKRVRLKDTVEVPPEELGDVSPDRVKRLLQDKLEGRMDEEVGSVVSVTEVHDIGQGTVLPNRPGVYYEAEFDAVTFDPQMQEVVDGTVVEVVEFGAFVGIGPVDGLLHVSQISDEYLAFDGENQRLASNESARSLGVDDAVRARIVTKSIDERNPRDSKIGLTAKQPGLGKHGWLEEEREKREATAGE; from the coding sequence ATGTACAAACGGGTTAGACTGAAGGACACGGTAGAAGTACCGCCGGAAGAGCTCGGCGACGTATCGCCGGATCGAGTCAAGCGACTGCTCCAGGACAAACTCGAGGGACGGATGGACGAAGAGGTCGGCAGCGTCGTCTCCGTCACCGAGGTGCACGATATCGGCCAGGGGACGGTGTTACCGAACCGGCCTGGCGTCTACTACGAGGCCGAATTCGACGCCGTCACGTTCGATCCCCAGATGCAGGAAGTCGTCGACGGCACCGTCGTCGAGGTCGTCGAGTTCGGTGCCTTCGTCGGGATCGGCCCCGTCGACGGCCTCTTGCACGTCTCGCAGATCAGCGACGAATACCTCGCCTTCGACGGCGAGAACCAGCGCCTCGCCTCGAACGAGTCCGCACGTTCACTCGGCGTCGACGACGCCGTCCGGGCTCGCATCGTCACCAAGAGCATCGACGAACGCAACCCCCGTGACTCGAAGATCGGGCTCACCGCCAAACAGCCCGGCCTCGGGAAACACGGCTGGCTCGAGGAAGAGCGAGAGAAACGCGAAGCGACCGCAGGTGAATAA
- a CDS encoding PIN domain-containing protein: protein MSTRTQVALDTSALMMPVELDVRLFEELERLLDSFEPTIPQAVLEELRRLSEKGGQEGTAATVGHDLATERCLVVDTEASYADDALVELAREGNVEYVVTNDRPLRDRVLEANRPVIALRGRNKLAITQP from the coding sequence ATGAGCACGCGGACGCAGGTCGCACTCGACACGAGCGCGCTCATGATGCCGGTCGAACTCGACGTTCGGCTGTTCGAGGAACTCGAGCGGCTCCTCGATTCGTTCGAGCCGACGATCCCACAGGCGGTCCTCGAGGAACTCCGGCGGCTCTCGGAGAAGGGCGGCCAGGAAGGGACGGCCGCGACCGTCGGCCACGATCTGGCGACCGAACGCTGTCTCGTCGTCGACACGGAGGCGTCGTACGCCGACGACGCGCTGGTCGAACTCGCCCGCGAGGGGAACGTCGAGTACGTCGTCACGAACGATCGTCCGCTGCGCGACCGGGTGCTCGAAGCGAACAGACCGGTAATTGCATTACGCGGGAGAAACAAGTTAGCGATCACTCAACCATAG
- a CDS encoding translation initiation factor IF-2 subunit gamma, translated as MVGNRQPEVNIGLVGHVDHGKTTLVQALSGSWTDQHSEEMKRGISIRLGYADATFRHCEGLEEPECYTVEEECPDGSESEPLRTVSFVDAPGHETLMATMLSGASLMDGAVLVVSANEPVPQPQTEEHLMALDIIGIENIVIAQNKVDLVDPETARNNYEQIKEFVEGTVAEDAPIVPVSAGQEVNLDLLIQAIEEEIPTPDRDPDADPRMHVARSFDINKPGTTAKDLAGGVLGGSLVQGELEVGDEIEIRPGREVEEGGKSEYVPIETSIRSLQAGGETVDTVTPGGLLGVGTGLDPSLTKGDALAGRMAGPPGTLPPTWNEFTMDVDLLERVVGAESGETVDEISTGEPLMMTVGTATTVGSVTSARSGECEVRLKRPVAADPGTKIAINRRIGARWRLIGLGTLTD; from the coding sequence ATGGTAGGAAATCGACAACCGGAGGTGAACATCGGGCTCGTCGGTCACGTCGACCACGGCAAGACGACGCTGGTGCAAGCCCTCAGCGGCTCGTGGACGGACCAGCACAGCGAGGAGATGAAACGCGGTATCTCGATCAGGCTCGGCTACGCCGACGCCACGTTCCGCCACTGCGAGGGACTCGAGGAACCCGAGTGTTACACCGTCGAGGAGGAGTGTCCGGACGGGTCGGAAAGCGAGCCGTTGCGGACCGTCTCGTTCGTCGACGCCCCGGGGCACGAGACCCTGATGGCGACGATGCTTTCGGGCGCGTCCCTGATGGACGGTGCCGTGTTGGTGGTCAGCGCCAACGAACCCGTTCCACAGCCCCAGACCGAGGAGCATCTGATGGCGCTGGATATCATCGGCATCGAGAACATCGTCATCGCACAGAACAAGGTCGACCTCGTCGATCCCGAGACGGCTCGGAACAACTACGAGCAGATCAAGGAGTTCGTCGAGGGAACGGTCGCGGAGGACGCGCCGATCGTCCCCGTCTCCGCCGGTCAGGAAGTCAATCTCGACTTGCTTATCCAGGCCATCGAAGAGGAAATCCCCACGCCGGACCGGGATCCCGACGCCGATCCCCGGATGCACGTCGCCCGCAGCTTCGACATCAACAAACCCGGGACGACCGCGAAGGACCTCGCCGGCGGCGTCCTCGGCGGCAGTCTCGTGCAGGGCGAGCTCGAGGTCGGCGACGAGATCGAGATCCGGCCCGGCCGGGAAGTCGAGGAAGGCGGGAAGAGCGAGTACGTCCCGATCGAGACGAGCATTCGCTCGCTGCAGGCCGGCGGCGAAACGGTCGACACCGTCACGCCGGGCGGCCTCCTCGGCGTCGGGACCGGACTCGACCCCTCGCTCACGAAGGGCGACGCGCTGGCAGGCCGGATGGCCGGCCCGCCGGGGACGCTCCCGCCGACGTGGAACGAGTTCACCATGGACGTCGACTTACTCGAGCGGGTCGTCGGCGCGGAAAGCGGCGAGACGGTCGACGAGATCAGCACCGGCGAACCGCTGATGATGACCGTCGGGACGGCGACGACCGTCGGCTCGGTTACCAGCGCCCGAAGCGGCGAGTGCGAGGTCCGACTCAAACGACCCGTCGCCGCCGATCCGGGGACGAAAATCGCGATCAACCGCCGTATCGGTGCGCGCTGGCGGCTGATCGGGCTGGGAACGCTCACGGACTAA